The genomic interval CTTGCGGTAGAAGGCGTTGGAGGCTTCGGCGGTCGAGAAGCCGGCGTACTGGCGGATGGTCCACGGCTTCACCGCGTACATCGTCGCCTGCGGGCCGCGCAGGAAGGGCGCGAAGCCGGGCAGCGTGTCGGCGTAGGGCAGATTTTCGGTGTCCGCCTGGGTGTACAGCGGTTTGACGGTGATGCCTTCGGGCGTGGTCCAGTTGAGCTTGTCCAGATTGCCTTCCGGCGCCGACTTGGCCGCGGCCTTGGCCCAGGTTTCGAGAGAGGGGATCTGGATTTCGGTATGGGTGGCGCTTGGTTTGGTCATGGTGGATTTTTGCGCGAAAGACCCGGGAGGGTCGGCAGGCTCGAACCGTGGATGAAACGGAAGCAACGAAAGCAACGGAAAAAGTGGCCGGGCAGATGCGCGATCTGGACAGTAAAGGAGCGGAATAATAACGTACACACAATGGTCTAGCAATACGCTAAGCCATTGTTTCTCAGGACTGATTCCTCATTTTTGGGGATTCCTCCGGTTGTCTGCAAGCACCCGTCTTCGGTCGGCGGGATATAATTTTCGGCATTCGTTTGTTTTTGCCCATCTGTCGAAATCGTGCCACGAAGCCACGAAAACAGGACAGAACCGAACCGAGAACCAACCGTCTGCCCTTGCTCGCCATGCGAAACGTCCTGTCCAGGCTCTTCCGCCGTTATTCGCTGGCCAGCGCCGGCGTCCTGCTCCTTTCCTGCGGCAGCGGAACGGAGGTCATCTCCCATGTACAGGCCAATGACGGCATCCAGATCGGCAAGCCGTCGAAGTTGCGGCAACTGGTGCCGGCAGAAAGTCTGGAGCGCCAGGCCAGCACCGAATATGCGAAGCTCAAGCAGGAGGCCGCCAGCAAGCGCGCCCTGGCGCCGGACAATCATCCCCAGTTGCTGCGTTTGCGGGCGATTGCCGCGCGCATGACGCCGCTGGCCGCGCAATACAACCCGCGCGCGGCGCAATGGCAGTGGGAAATCAATCTGATCGGCTCGAAGCAGGCCAATGCCTTCTGCATGCCGGGCGGCAAGATCGCCTTCTTCAGCGGCCTGCTCGATGAGCTGCAACTGAGCGATGACGAGGTGGCCATGGTCATGGGCCATGAAATCGCCCACGCCCTGCGCGAGCATGCGCGTGCCCAGACGGCCAAGAGCGGCTTGACCAGCCTCGGCGCCGACCTGCTCGGCCAGCTCATCGGGCAGGGCAAGTTTGCCGGCGCTTTCCGCGTCGGCGGCGATCTGCTCAATCTGCGCTTTTCGCGTGACGATGAAAGCGATGCCGACCTCGTTGGCCTGGACCTTGCCGCCCGCGCCGGTTTCGATCCGCGTGCCGGCATCACGTTGTGGCAGAAGATGGATGCGGCCAGCCGCGGCGCGCCGCCGCAGTGGTTGTCGACCCACCCTTCGGGGCCGAATCGCATCCGCGAAATCGAACAGCATCTGCCGCAGGTGATGCCCCTGTACGAAAGGGCGGCCAGCCGCCGCTGAGTGCGGGGCCACGATGCCACGCTGGGCGCGGCGGGTCGTTTCCTCGCTCGTGTATATTTCCCGCATGACCGCCACCACGCCTGTCCGCAGCACCGTCGCTCTGGCGGCGCTGCCTGCGCTTGCGCCATTGGTCGGCATCGACCGGCCGCTGAGCGTGTCGGAGTATTGCCACGCAGCCGTCGGTCATCATCCGCAGTCGCATCTGCGAGCGCGTGAGGCGGTCGTCGTGCTGGAGGGCTGCGGCACGGTGGATCCGGCCGCCTGGCAGGCGGCGCTCGATCGGGTCGCGGCGGTGAATCCGGGGACGCGCCTGCGTTTGCTCGGCAAGCGCCGGCGCGCGCGCTGGGTCAGCGACGGCCCGCCGCCGCAACTGCGCGTGGTCGACGACTGCGCCTGGGACGGCCGCTGCAGCGCAGGCGCCGAGGCGCTGTTTGCCGGGCGGCTGGCGCTGGAAGCCGGCCAGGTGGCGGAAGTCATCGCCGTTCGCGCCCATCCGCAGGCCGGCGAGATGAAGCTGATCTTCCGCGTCTCGCATGCGGCGATGGACGGCGTCGGCGTCATTCATTTCATGCAGGAGACTTTCCGCGCCCTGCGCGGCGACCCCCTGCTTGGCAGCAATGCAGGCTTTACGGATACGGAACTGATGCTCAGCGCATCGCGGCCGGTCACCTGGCCGCCCAGGGCGCAGCTTGCCCACATGACGGGCGGGGCACAGGGCGATGAGCGCGGCGGCATCTGGCGCCGCATCAGCATCGAGGGGCCGCAGCCCAATCTGTTGCCGCGTTTGGTTGCGCTGCTCGGGGAATATGCCCATCGGCACAGCGACAAAATCGCGCGGATTGTCATGCCGTCCAATCTGCGTCGGCATGCGCCGAAGTTGCTGGCAACGGCGAACTTCGTCAACACGCTGTATTTCGACTTGCCGGCCGGCGCCGATCTGGACGTCGAAGACATCAAGGAACGCTTGCGGGTCTTGCATGACGACAATGCCGACCTGAATTTCCACAGGATGTTCGAGCTGCTGCGCCATCTGCCGTTCGCCTGGCTGGATGGCATGCTGGGCGTCACCGAGAAGAGTTATCGCAGCGGCAGGTTTTTTGAAACCGCCGTGCTGTCGATGTTGGGCTCGTACAAGAAGAGCCAGTTCAGCGGCGGCGGGTTCGCGGCCACGACCCTGTACGTCCTGCCGCAACTGGACAATGTTTTCCTCATGGTTGCCGGGCTGCAGGGCAACTACGAAATTACCGTCGGCATGCGCCGGGTCTTTGCCAGCAACGGCCGGCTGGAGGATTTTCTGGCGTATCTGGAGCAGCGGCTCAAGATGGGTTGAGCGCGGGTTGAGCGCCGTTGCCCGATGGTGTGTCAGGCAACGGCGCGGGATATTTCAGATTTCAGATATCAAATGACCTCGAACAGTCCGGCCGCGCCCATGCCGCCGCCGATGCACATCGAGACGACCGCATAGCGCTCGCCGCGCCGCCGCGCTTCGAGCAGCGCCGTGGCCACCAGGCGCGCGCCCGACATGCCGAAGGGGTGGCCGATGGCAATCGCGCCGCCATTCACGTTCAGGCGGTCGTTGGGAATGCCCAGTTGATCGCGGCAATACACCACTTGGCAGGCGAAGGCTTCGTTGATTTCCCAGATGCCGATGTCGGAGACTTTCAGATTGTGGCGCTGCAGCAGCTTCGGAATGGCGAACACCGGGCCGATGCCCATTTCGTCCGGCTTGCAGCCGACCACGGCGAGGCCGCGATAGGCGCCCAGCGGCTGCAGGCCGCGTTCGCGCGCCATGTCGCGGCTCATCAGGACGGATACCGATGCGCCGTCGGAGAGTTGCGAGGCATTGCCGGCGGTGATGTAGCGGCCTTCCTTGACCCACTTGCCATCCTTCCACACCGTTTTCAGGCTGCTCAGGCTTTCCAGCGTGGTGTCTGCGCGCGCGCCTTCGTCCTTGTCCAGGGTCACGCTCTGCTTTTCGGTGGGATTGCCCTCCTTGTCGAAAAGCTGCTTTTCCACCGTCATCGGCACGATTTCGTCGCCGAACTTGCCGGCCGCGGCCGCGGCGGCGTAACGCTGTTGGCTTTGCAGGGCGTATTCATCCTGGGCGGCGCGCGAGATGTCGTAGCGTTCGGAGACGATCTCGGCGGTTTCGATCATCGGGATGTAGGCCGCCGGCTCGGCGGCGACGGCCGCCTTCGACACCGAGCGGTGGGCGTTCTTGTACTTGTTCTGCACCAGTGAAATGGTCTCCAGGCCGCCGGCCACCAGCACGTCGGCCTCGCCGCAGATGATGGTCTTGGCCGCATCGGCGATGGCGATCATGCCCGAGGAGCACATGCGATCCAGCGCCATGCCCGGCACTTCGCGCGGCAGGCCGGCGACGTAGCCGGCCAGGCGGCCGACGGTATAGCCCTGAGTGCCTTGCTGGGCAGCGATGCCCAGGATCACGTCCTCGACTTCGGCCGGATCGATCCTGGCGCGCTCGACGGCCGCGCGGATCACATGGCCGCCCAGGGCCGGCGCCTCGGTGTCGTTGAAGGCGCCACGATAGGCCTTGCCGATGGCGGTGCGCGCAGTGCTGACGATGACGGCTTCTTTCATGAGCTGACCCCGTTGAAGTGATTGAGTGATGGAACGGCTTAGCATCGCGCAATTTGCCGCAGCCGCAATCGTCCGACAAGACTAAGCATGCCGGCCAGCCGCTATACTGCTCGTTCCATGTCGCAGACAGTCACTCCTCCGCCTGGCCCGCCGCAAACCGACAGCGAACGTCACAAATGGTATGTGATGGCGGTGATCGCGCTTGGCACCATCGGCGCGGTCATCCTCAGCACCAGTTTCAACGTTGCCGTGCCGGCCTTGATGCAGCATTTCCATGTCGGCAACGATGAGGTCCAACTGGCCGTCACCACGTTCATGGTGACCAGCACCATCGCCATGTTGCCCACGCCCTGGCTGATCCAGCGGTTCGGCCTGCGCGCCTCCTTCCTGGGCGCGGTGGCCTTGTTGACGGTGTCCAGCCTGGCCGGCAGTTTCAGTCCGAGTTTCAACCTGCTGCTGCTGGCGCGCAGCGTGCAGGGCATTTGTGCCGGCATCCTCTATCCGCTCGGCACGTTTGCCGTCATGTCGTTGTTTCCGCCCTCCCGGCAGGGACGGGCCTCCGGGCTGCTGGGGTTTTCCATCGTCCTCGCGCCGGCCGTTTCACCCGCCCTGGGCGGCGTGATCATCGATCACTACGGCTGGGAGGCCGTGTTCTACATCAGCATCCCATTCTGTCTGATCGCCCTTTTCGGGGGCTGGCGCCACATGCCGGTGCACGATGCCGCGCGGCATCAGGATTTCGACTGGAGCGGCATGCTGCTGCTGTCCACGATGACGCTGGCTTTCCTTGGCACCATCACCCATTTCCAGGGCAGCGGCGAGGGCGATCTCCTGCTTTATGGCGAGTTGCTGCTGGCGATCGGCACCCTGGCCGGTTTTCTGTATCACGCCAAACACAGTCCGCGCGCGCTGGTCGGCATCGAAATCTTCCGCCGGCCGACGCTGGTGATGGGGCTGGCCATTTCGAGCATCTACGGCTTCGGCATCTATGGTTCGACCTATCTGATCCCGCTGTATCTGCAGACCATCATGGGCCTCAGCGCCACGCATGCCGGGGCGATCCTGGTGCCCGGCGGGATCGGTCTGGCGCTCAGTCTGCCGCTGGCCGGCTGGCTGGCCGATCGCACCTCGCCGCGTTTCGTCGTGCTCGGCGGCCTGATCATGCTGGCCTTGTCATTCGCCGGCATGGCGCTGGTGGCGGCACGGGGCGCGTACGACTTTTTCATCGAACTGACCCTCCTCGGTCGCGTGGGCTCGGGTCTGATCATCGCTTCGCTGAATCAGGCGGCGATGCAGGGATTGCATGGCCCGCTGCTGGCCCAGTCGGCGATGTTCATCGGTTATGTGCGCCAGCTGGGCGGCGTGCTGGGCGTGGCCGCGGTCGCCGTGTATATCGCCTGGCGCAGCATCGAGCTGGGCGGCAGCAGCATGGAAAGCCATGCCCATGTTTTCGCCGAGGCTTTCCTGATCTCCACCGTCATTTTCAGTCTGGCGGCCTTCACTGCCTGGCGCATGCGCCCCAACCGCGACAACGATACTGCGGTTTGATTTTCAGGCCAGTTCGATGCGGTTGCGGCCGTTGCGCTTGGCCTGGTAGAGCGCCTGGTCGGCCAGGGTGTAGAGCCGCGTGGCATCGACATGGCCTGGAGAGGACAGTGCCAGACCGGCCGACAGGGTGCAGTGCAGCGCCGTTCCGTTGGCGCGCGTCAGGGCGTGGGTCTCGACCGCCAGCCGGAAGCGCTCGGCAACTTCGACCAGCGCCTCCGACGTGGTGTCCTCGACGATCAGGGCGAATTCCTCGCCACCGACGCGGGCGAAGAAATCGCTGTCGCGCAGGGTCGATGAAATCGTTGCGGCGACATGCCGCAGCAGCGCATCGCCGACCGTGTGGCCGCAGGTGTCATTGACCCGTTTGAAGAAATCGATGTCGATGACGGCCAGCCCCAGCCGCGTGTTGTTGCGCCGGGTGGCTTCGACGGCGCGGCGCATGGCGGCGTCGAAGGCGCGCCGGTTCGGGATGCCGGTCAGCGTATCGAGCAAGGCCATGTCGCGCAATTCGCGCCGGGTGCGATTGGCGGCCAGCAGCATGAAACCGAAGGTTTGCAGGATGCCGATCATGGCCATCGCGGCCATCGGCTGCACCCAACTCATCCAGCCCAGCACGGCTTCGATTTCGACATCCTTCGAGGCGAGGTAGATCACCAGCAGCAGTGCCGGCCCGAGAAAAATTTCCCAGAACGAGGAAAGCGCCAGCACCAGAATCCCGCTGAGGCCTTCCTGGCGGGCGATGTGCAGTTGCAGCAGAACCAGCAACAGAATGGCCACCACATGGCCGGCAACCAGAATGATGATACCGATATAGGTGTCGGGCATGGTCTGGGCGAAATAGCCCAGGCCGGCCAGAACCAGTGTCAGGGTGATCAGGGAGGTGCGCCGGAGGGGCGGTCGTCCGGCGAATTGGCTGAGTCCGTGTACCGCCAGAAAGTCGCCCAGCACGACGAGAAAATAACCGACCACATTGACCAGCATCACCGGCAGGGGATCGCCGATGGCGATCATGCCGATGCCGAGCATGCGGCTCACCGCCCCGGCTGCCCAGTGGGCCGGGCCGCGCATGTTTTTGTGGATGCGCCAGTTGACCAGTAATACGATCAGCGAAGCTGCCAGCAAAGGCAGCAACGTGAGGGCAAAAATCTGGATCTCGAACATGATTCCGCATCCTATCCCAGATAGGCGTCATCGTTCCGGGTTCTTGGCGTCATCCGATGCGGA from Sterolibacterium denitrificans carries:
- a CDS encoding M48 family metallopeptidase, which translates into the protein MRNVLSRLFRRYSLASAGVLLLSCGSGTEVISHVQANDGIQIGKPSKLRQLVPAESLERQASTEYAKLKQEAASKRALAPDNHPQLLRLRAIAARMTPLAAQYNPRAAQWQWEINLIGSKQANAFCMPGGKIAFFSGLLDELQLSDDEVAMVMGHEIAHALREHARAQTAKSGLTSLGADLLGQLIGQGKFAGAFRVGGDLLNLRFSRDDESDADLVGLDLAARAGFDPRAGITLWQKMDAASRGAPPQWLSTHPSGPNRIREIEQHLPQVMPLYERAASRR
- a CDS encoding acetyl-CoA C-acyltransferase, whose amino-acid sequence is MKEAVIVSTARTAIGKAYRGAFNDTEAPALGGHVIRAAVERARIDPAEVEDVILGIAAQQGTQGYTVGRLAGYVAGLPREVPGMALDRMCSSGMIAIADAAKTIICGEADVLVAGGLETISLVQNKYKNAHRSVSKAAVAAEPAAYIPMIETAEIVSERYDISRAAQDEYALQSQQRYAAAAAAGKFGDEIVPMTVEKQLFDKEGNPTEKQSVTLDKDEGARADTTLESLSSLKTVWKDGKWVKEGRYITAGNASQLSDGASVSVLMSRDMARERGLQPLGAYRGLAVVGCKPDEMGIGPVFAIPKLLQRHNLKVSDIGIWEINEAFACQVVYCRDQLGIPNDRLNVNGGAIAIGHPFGMSGARLVATALLEARRRGERYAVVSMCIGGGMGAAGLFEVI
- a CDS encoding DHA2 family efflux MFS transporter permease subunit; its protein translation is MSQTVTPPPGPPQTDSERHKWYVMAVIALGTIGAVILSTSFNVAVPALMQHFHVGNDEVQLAVTTFMVTSTIAMLPTPWLIQRFGLRASFLGAVALLTVSSLAGSFSPSFNLLLLARSVQGICAGILYPLGTFAVMSLFPPSRQGRASGLLGFSIVLAPAVSPALGGVIIDHYGWEAVFYISIPFCLIALFGGWRHMPVHDAARHQDFDWSGMLLLSTMTLAFLGTITHFQGSGEGDLLLYGELLLAIGTLAGFLYHAKHSPRALVGIEIFRRPTLVMGLAISSIYGFGIYGSTYLIPLYLQTIMGLSATHAGAILVPGGIGLALSLPLAGWLADRTSPRFVVLGGLIMLALSFAGMALVAARGAYDFFIELTLLGRVGSGLIIASLNQAAMQGLHGPLLAQSAMFIGYVRQLGGVLGVAAVAVYIAWRSIELGGSSMESHAHVFAEAFLISTVIFSLAAFTAWRMRPNRDNDTAV
- a CDS encoding GGDEF domain-containing protein; its protein translation is MFEIQIFALTLLPLLAASLIVLLVNWRIHKNMRGPAHWAAGAVSRMLGIGMIAIGDPLPVMLVNVVGYFLVVLGDFLAVHGLSQFAGRPPLRRTSLITLTLVLAGLGYFAQTMPDTYIGIIILVAGHVVAILLLVLLQLHIARQEGLSGILVLALSSFWEIFLGPALLLVIYLASKDVEIEAVLGWMSWVQPMAAMAMIGILQTFGFMLLAANRTRRELRDMALLDTLTGIPNRRAFDAAMRRAVEATRRNNTRLGLAVIDIDFFKRVNDTCGHTVGDALLRHVAATISSTLRDSDFFARVGGEEFALIVEDTTSEALVEVAERFRLAVETHALTRANGTALHCTLSAGLALSSPGHVDATRLYTLADQALYQAKRNGRNRIELA